CAGTCCCTCTATGGTCTTTTCGTTCTCCTCCCAGTTCTTGATGATCTCTTTCTCGGCCTCGTCCATCTGGGAGAGGCTGTCCAGTTCTGCGGCAAGCGAGACGAGGCGTTTCTTCTGGCTTGCGTCAAGGTCTTTGTACTTGCCTTCCGTGACTTCCCACAGCATTTTCTCTTCCCGGGTGACATCGCCTACCGCCGCGGCCTCCCGCTGAAGGTTGAGGATCTCGGCTTCAGCCTTCTCGGCCAGCTTTTCCTCGTCGGTCTTGCCTTTCTTTTTGTCCTTCTCTCCGCCGGTAGCGGTTCTCTGCCTGCCGGGCGGAAAATAGTTGACTGCATCTGACTCTGCCCCTTTCCTGACGGCCGCAAGTTTGGCCTCAAGCTCTGCGATCTCCTTGTCTATCGGTATCTGGTAGTGCGGCAATATTGCCCCTGCACGTTTCTGCTGGAGCTTGGCTATCCTGTTCTGTAGCCTTTTCTCCTCGGTATCGTTTTCGGACAGCCACTTCTTCAGGTCATCCGGCCCCATCGTGGCAAAGTCCATAAACCCGAGGTCGCCTTTCTTGACGGCGGCCCATCCCTGAAGAGATTGACCGATATTGCCAATCGCTCGTGCGGCCTTCCCGGCAAGAGCAATGATCTCCGTGAACAGTTCGATGATACCCGGCTTGTTCTTCTCGATGGTGTCCGCCAGCTTCATGATCTCTTCGGCCACCGACTTGGTACCCTCCGCGCTCTTGTTGCTGTCCGACAGGAGCCGACCGAAAACGGTCTTAAGATTGGTCATGGCCTGATCGATTGTGGGTTGCATCTTGGAAAACTCATTCTCAATGGTGTCAGCCGATGCCTGAAACGCTTTAATCATGGTTTCGGAGGTAATCTTTCCCTCTTTTGCCATTTCCCGGAGCTGTCCAATATCGACCTTGAGGTAATCGGCCAACATCTTGGATATGCGTGACCCGTTCTCCATGATCGAGTTGAATTCCTCACCCCGGAGCACGCCGGATGCCATGCCCTGGGACAACTGGATGATCGCGTTCTTTGATTCTTCCTGCGTCGCCCCGCTGATAATCATGGCCTTATTCAGGGTTTCGGTAATTCTTAAAAGCTCGCCTTGACTCGTTCCCAGGGTTTCCGTGGCCTTGGCAAAACGGGAATACAGGTCAACGGATGACTCGTAGGATGAGAAGGACCGGAGAGATTGCTGATAAAGCCCGTCCTGGACATATTTCAATTCATCGGCGGACTTCGTGACGAGTTTGAGCTTGTTATCCATCAGGGTATAAGTATCGGCGATCTGCATAAGTTGCTTGGTGATATAGATTGCACTGATACCGCCCGCCAGTTTCGCAATGGATATGCTGGTAAGGTCAAAGGACTTCTTTGCCTTGTCCATGCTTCGTTGCATGGCTGTACCGGAGTTCTTGACGGCATCACGGGCCTTGTGCATGTCGGACTGGAATTGAGCCCAGCCTGCGGACATCTCAGCGCGAAGGGCTCCTATTGGCTCAGCCATGCTATTTCCCCTTTTCCTTCTCGCTTATCCCGATGAGGGCCGCTTTCAATCTCATTCCCGCGTCCTGTCCCGCTTTATTTCGCTTCAACAGCTTGTTAAGTGGAGGTAGCCTTTTCATTCTCGTCATGCTCGCCAGTGTCCATGCTCTGGTTACTGCCTCGTCAATCATGGCCGTGATGGCCTTCCCCGTCAGGTATGGGGTCATTTGCCAAAAGACAAGCGGGTCTATCCCCGCCGCGACAGCCGCCTCAAAAGCCTTGACAGCGTATCCCTCAGGCGGTTTTTTTTTACCTCTCCCGCCGTGCTGGTTTGTGGTATCGACTCGGCCCCGAAATACGCCCACTGGATGGCCTCTTTTACCGCCACGCAAAAGGGCATTAAGGGGGGTGATAGTTCCATGATCTTTTCAGGTGTCATCTCGGGGTGCTTGTCCCTGAGCCCTGCCGATGCTACTTTGGACAGGACATCCGCGTTGAACAGGTTCGGATTGTCCCCGTACTCGGCCTCGATCTCAGCCAGGGCACGCCATGAAAAGCGCATGACGTAGCCCTGCCCATTGATCATCACTTTCTTTTCGCCCGTTACCCGGTTCATGCCAGTGTCAGTGCCCCCGATCTGTGAATGGTGATGGAGCCCGTCACTTTGTCATCGACTCCACCCGAGCCGCCCTGGATGTTCGTGATGTAGCCCTTGAAGGAATGGACTGAGGAGTCGGAATAGGTGACTTTCCAGTCCTTCTCGGTCTTGGCCGCCCGTGCCACCTCGGCCGCAAGAAGGCCGGTATCGTC
This genomic window from Syntrophorhabdaceae bacterium contains:
- a CDS encoding tape measure protein — protein: MAEPIGALRAEMSAGWAQFQSDMHKARDAVKNSGTAMQRSMDKAKKSFDLTSISIAKLAGGISAIYITKQLMQIADTYTLMDNKLKLVTKSADELKYVQDGLYQQSLRSFSSYESSVDLYSRFAKATETLGTSQGELLRITETLNKAMIISGATQEESKNAIIQLSQGMASGVLRGEEFNSIMENGSRISKMLADYLKVDIGQLREMAKEGKITSETMIKAFQASADTIENEFSKMQPTIDQAMTNLKTVFGRLLSDSNKSAEGTKSVAEEIMKLADTIEKNKPGIIELFTEIIALAGKAARAIGNIGQSLQGWAAVKKGDLGFMDFATMGPDDLKKWLSENDTEEKRLQNRIAKLQQKRAGAILPHYQIPIDKEIAELEAKLAAVRKGAESDAVNYFPPGRQRTATGGEKDKKKGKTDEEKLAEKAEAEILNLQREAAAVGDVTREEKMLWEVTEGKYKDLDASQKKRLVSLAAELDSLSQMDEAEKEIIKNWEENEKTIEGLREQAATIGMTEAQVTLYKLALKDATTEQIAAASATLADIEKKNELKQILEDIRSPYQDYQDKIATANALLAEGSLSIEEYTLYMAKMAQ